A window of Synchiropus splendidus isolate RoL2022-P1 chromosome 9, RoL_Sspl_1.0, whole genome shotgun sequence contains these coding sequences:
- the cdhr1a gene encoding cadherin-related family member 1 isoform X1 has product MDCSIRMKNVKIIDLQLLFLFVHACIAKADFAPYFYDNGPYSRNGNLALFSLSEDTAVGTHIYSLNGTDPEGQEVRYGLSFEPGSKEYFSIEPKSGNITLIEELDREKEDSVDVLVSITDGQSKVVERVTIFVMDANDEKPEFQNMPAIIDVLETTDSGSSIYQVEVVDRDTGSGGSITYYVQNAQSSLFGIDRHSGIIRLKSDETLDFEKTKTHFVTVVAKDGGGNYNGKEQFLSSSATLTINVIDAQDTPPSFIGTPYFGYIYEVSVPGSEIFTVTAKDGDVGNPNPIVYSLDEGDDGVFSINRTSGCITLLTLPMYLKREIFNVKVKASEVGPEGQLMDFGLATVVIRVVDLNNNPPTFYGEKGPQNVFELTLNEHPPEGEILRGLKITVNDSDQGANAKFNLRLIGPGRMLRVVPQTVLNEAQVTILVEDSASLDYEKHHFLTYKLLAIEIDTPERFSATADIVIHLMDTNDNAPKFSSDYYIARIPENSPGGSNVVSVTATDPDSGSWGEVKFSIYGSGADMFLIQPMTGIIYTQPWASLDAEVRSKYNFYVKAEDSEGKYSLAEVFVTVLDLNDHPPAFNDNFLEKTMVIGAPVKIEAVDDDAEVPNNVIEYAIMRAEPENNIFDINSDTGEIMLKSYIKSMAIIQNITKQRDCTWSLVVQARDRGHPSFSTTAVVKIDVTEATKVNGGSLGSILMQNRKSPLQILGILAGFISVTVTVTVIISTAMFLRNKKSNRIMPNRRVRRRQRTQSSWIFLNPLRRLNNPEEKFRVEEEEEEKAPAARVENVNYNNNAANVVRQWPPPPSAPSLPPPPLPLPSGERRWAVPTVSADVDARPKRKLVNSKQETVNRALVSELKMRLEKKGLQNNM; this is encoded by the exons ATGGATTGCTCCATTAGGATGAAGAATGTGAAGATTATAGATCTACAACTGTTATTTTTGTTCGTGCACGCCTGCATCG CGAAAGCAGACTTTGCTCCTTATTTCTACGACAATGGCCCTTACAGTCGTAACGGGAACCTGGCTTTGTTCAGCCTCTCAGAGGACACGGCGGTCG GTACACACATCTACAGCCTCAACGGCACAGACCCTGAGGGTCAGGAGGTGAGGTACGGCCTGTCCTTCGAGCCCGGCTCCAAAGAATACTTCAGCATTGAGCCAAAGTCTGGAAACATCACTTTAATAGAAGAGTTGGATCGAGAG AAAGAAGATTCTGTTGACGTATTGGTGAGCATCACAGATGGACAAAGCAAG GTGGTGGAAAGAGTCACAATATTTGTGATGGATGCAAACGATGAAAAACCAGAATTTCAAAACATGCCAGCCATTATTGATGTACTGGAG ACAACAGACTCCGGCAGCAGCATCTACCAGGTCGAAGTCGTGGACAGAGACACCGGTTCTGGAGGATCCATCACCTACTATGTCCAG AATGCGCAGTCCAGTTTGTTTGGCATCGACAGACACAGCGGCATCATTCGCTTGAAATCAGACGAGACGCTGGACTTTGAGAAAACCAAGACACATTTTGTGACGGTGGTCGCTAAG gACGGTGGCGGGAACTACAATGGAAAGGAGCAGTTTCTGTCGTCCTCCGCCACGTTGACGATCAACGTGATCGATGCTCAAGATACGCCGCCATCTTTCATCGGGACTCCTTACTTTGGCTACATTTATGAAGTGTCTGTACCA ggatctgaaattttcaccgtcACGGCCAAGGACGGCGACGTGGGGAATCCGAACCCGATAGTCTACTCTTTAGACGAGG GTGATGATGGTGTTTTCAGCATCAACAGAACGAGCGGCTGCATCACACTCCTGACGCTCCCCATGTATCTGAAGAGAGAAATATTCAACGTCAAAGTGAAA GCGTCGGAGGTGGGTCCTGAAGGCCAGCTCATGGATTTCGGACTGGCCACAGTGGTGATCCGGGTGGTGGATCTGAACAACAATCCTCCCACATTCTACGGCGAGAAAGGCCCTCAAAATGTCTTTGAGTTGACATTAAATGAGCATCCGCCTGAAGGCGAGATCCTGCGGGGGCTTAAAATCACCGTCAACGACTCCGATCAG GGAGCCAACGCTAAATTTAACTTGAGACTGATTGGACCTGGGAGGATGCTGCGAGTCGTGCCACAGACGGTGCTGAACGAGGCTCAGGTCACGATCCTGGTGGAAGATTCCGCATCGCTGGACTATGAGAAGCATCATTTTCTGACCTATAAG CTACTTGCCATCGAGATCGACACGCCGGAGAGATTCAGCGCCACCGCAGACATCGTCATCCATCTCATGGACACCAACGACAACGCTCCCAAATTCTCCTCAGATTACTACATCGCCAGAATCCCGGAAAATTCGCCGGGCGGCTCTAATGTCGTGTCCGTCACG GCAACAGATCCAGACTCAGGATCCTGGGGTGAAGTCAAGTTCTCCATCTATGGATCCGGAGCAGACAT GTTTTTGATCCAGCCAATGACGGGTATCATCTACACCCAACCGTGGGCGAGTCTGGACGCCGAGGTGCGGTCCAAGTACAACTTCTACGTGAAAGCGGAAGACTCAGAGGGCAAGTACAGCCTGGCGGAGGTCTTTGTCACGGTTCTGGACCTGAACGATCACCCACCTGCGTTCAACGATAACTTCCTCGAGAAGACCATGGTGATCGGAGCGCCGGTGAAAATAGAG GCCGTGGACGACGACGCGGAAGTACCGAACAACGTCATTGAGTACGCCATCATGAGGGCCGAACCAGAAAACAACATCTTCGACATTAACTCTGACACGGGGGAGATCATGCTCAAGTCCTACATCAAGTCCATGGCCATCATCCAGAACATCACCAAACAGCGGGACTGCACCTGGTCCCTGGTGGTGCAGGCGCGAGACCGAGGGCATCCGTCCTTCAGCACCACGGCCGTAGTCAAGATCGACGTTACCGAGGCG ACCAAAGTCAATGGTGGCTCTTTGGGATCAATTTTAATGCAGAATAGGAAAAGCCCGTTACAAATCTTAGGCATACTGGCTGGTTTCATTAGCGTCACGGTCACTGTCACTGTCATCATCTCCACGGCGATGTTCCTGCGCAACAAAAAATCCAACAGGATCATGCCCAACCGCCGCGTGAGGAGGCGGCAGCGGACACAGAGCTCCTGGATCTTCCTGAACCCGCTCAGGAGGCTCAATAATCCGGAGGAGAAGTTccgagtggaggaggaggaggaggaaaaggcgCCTGCGGCCAGAGTGGAGAACgtcaactacaacaacaacgcCGCTAACGTTGTGAGGCAGTGGCCCCCGCCGCCGTCCGCCCCGTCCCTGCCCCCACCGCCGCTTCCTCTCCCCTCAGGTGAGCGTAGGTGGGCGGTGCCGACTGTCTCGGCAGATGTGGACGCCAGACCCAAGCGAAAACTGGTGAACTCCAAACAGGAGACTGTGAACAGAGCGCTTGTTTCAGAGCTGAAGATGAGACTGGAGAAGAAAGGACTGCAGAATAACATGTAG
- the cdhr1a gene encoding cadherin-related family member 1 isoform X2 — MDCSIRMKNVKIIDLQLLFLFVHACIAKADFAPYFYDNGPYSRNGNLALFSLSEDTAVGTHIYSLNGTDPEGQEVRYGLSFEPGSKEYFSIEPKSGNITLIEELDREKEDSVDVLVSITDGQSKVVERVTIFVMDANDEKPEFQNMPAIIDVLETTDSGSSIYQVEVVDRDTGSGGSITYYVQNAQSSLFGIDRHSGIIRLKSDETLDFEKTKTHFVTVVAKDGGGNYNGKEQFLSSSATLTINVIDAQDTPPSFIGTPYFGYIYEVSVPGSEIFTVTAKDGDVGNPNPIVYSLDEGDDGVFSINRTSGCITLLTLPMYLKREIFNVKVKASEVGPEGQLMDFGLATVVIRVVDLNNNPPTFYGEKGPQNVFELTLNEHPPEGEILRGLKITVNDSDQGANAKFNLRLIGPGRMLRVVPQTVLNEAQVTILVEDSASLDYEKHHFLTYKLLAIEIDTPERFSATADIVIHLMDTNDNAPKFSSDYYIARIPENSPGGSNVVSVTATDPDSGSWGEVKFSIYGSGADMFLIQPMTGIIYTQPWASLDAEVRSKYNFYVKAEDSEGKYSLAEVFVTVLDLNDHPPAFNDNFLEKTMVIGAPVKIEAVDDDAEVPNNVIEYAIMRAEPENNIFDINSDTGEIMLKSYIKSMAIIQNITKQRDCTWSLVVQARDRGHPSFSTTAVVKIDVTEAIKSRFVTYFMGLRRRPGVVFGICLTIVTVAITLTIIISTLIYWSSVKKSRTKPQGKIRKIIKRPVP; from the exons ATGGATTGCTCCATTAGGATGAAGAATGTGAAGATTATAGATCTACAACTGTTATTTTTGTTCGTGCACGCCTGCATCG CGAAAGCAGACTTTGCTCCTTATTTCTACGACAATGGCCCTTACAGTCGTAACGGGAACCTGGCTTTGTTCAGCCTCTCAGAGGACACGGCGGTCG GTACACACATCTACAGCCTCAACGGCACAGACCCTGAGGGTCAGGAGGTGAGGTACGGCCTGTCCTTCGAGCCCGGCTCCAAAGAATACTTCAGCATTGAGCCAAAGTCTGGAAACATCACTTTAATAGAAGAGTTGGATCGAGAG AAAGAAGATTCTGTTGACGTATTGGTGAGCATCACAGATGGACAAAGCAAG GTGGTGGAAAGAGTCACAATATTTGTGATGGATGCAAACGATGAAAAACCAGAATTTCAAAACATGCCAGCCATTATTGATGTACTGGAG ACAACAGACTCCGGCAGCAGCATCTACCAGGTCGAAGTCGTGGACAGAGACACCGGTTCTGGAGGATCCATCACCTACTATGTCCAG AATGCGCAGTCCAGTTTGTTTGGCATCGACAGACACAGCGGCATCATTCGCTTGAAATCAGACGAGACGCTGGACTTTGAGAAAACCAAGACACATTTTGTGACGGTGGTCGCTAAG gACGGTGGCGGGAACTACAATGGAAAGGAGCAGTTTCTGTCGTCCTCCGCCACGTTGACGATCAACGTGATCGATGCTCAAGATACGCCGCCATCTTTCATCGGGACTCCTTACTTTGGCTACATTTATGAAGTGTCTGTACCA ggatctgaaattttcaccgtcACGGCCAAGGACGGCGACGTGGGGAATCCGAACCCGATAGTCTACTCTTTAGACGAGG GTGATGATGGTGTTTTCAGCATCAACAGAACGAGCGGCTGCATCACACTCCTGACGCTCCCCATGTATCTGAAGAGAGAAATATTCAACGTCAAAGTGAAA GCGTCGGAGGTGGGTCCTGAAGGCCAGCTCATGGATTTCGGACTGGCCACAGTGGTGATCCGGGTGGTGGATCTGAACAACAATCCTCCCACATTCTACGGCGAGAAAGGCCCTCAAAATGTCTTTGAGTTGACATTAAATGAGCATCCGCCTGAAGGCGAGATCCTGCGGGGGCTTAAAATCACCGTCAACGACTCCGATCAG GGAGCCAACGCTAAATTTAACTTGAGACTGATTGGACCTGGGAGGATGCTGCGAGTCGTGCCACAGACGGTGCTGAACGAGGCTCAGGTCACGATCCTGGTGGAAGATTCCGCATCGCTGGACTATGAGAAGCATCATTTTCTGACCTATAAG CTACTTGCCATCGAGATCGACACGCCGGAGAGATTCAGCGCCACCGCAGACATCGTCATCCATCTCATGGACACCAACGACAACGCTCCCAAATTCTCCTCAGATTACTACATCGCCAGAATCCCGGAAAATTCGCCGGGCGGCTCTAATGTCGTGTCCGTCACG GCAACAGATCCAGACTCAGGATCCTGGGGTGAAGTCAAGTTCTCCATCTATGGATCCGGAGCAGACAT GTTTTTGATCCAGCCAATGACGGGTATCATCTACACCCAACCGTGGGCGAGTCTGGACGCCGAGGTGCGGTCCAAGTACAACTTCTACGTGAAAGCGGAAGACTCAGAGGGCAAGTACAGCCTGGCGGAGGTCTTTGTCACGGTTCTGGACCTGAACGATCACCCACCTGCGTTCAACGATAACTTCCTCGAGAAGACCATGGTGATCGGAGCGCCGGTGAAAATAGAG GCCGTGGACGACGACGCGGAAGTACCGAACAACGTCATTGAGTACGCCATCATGAGGGCCGAACCAGAAAACAACATCTTCGACATTAACTCTGACACGGGGGAGATCATGCTCAAGTCCTACATCAAGTCCATGGCCATCATCCAGAACATCACCAAACAGCGGGACTGCACCTGGTCCCTGGTGGTGCAGGCGCGAGACCGAGGGCATCCGTCCTTCAGCACCACGGCCGTAGTCAAGATCGACGTTACCGAGGCG ATAAAGTCCCGATTTGTCACCTACTTCATGGGCCTGAGGAGACGTCCAGGCGTGGTGTTTGGGATTTGTTTGACCATTGTCACCGTGGCCATTACACTGACTATCATCATATCCACTCTTATTTACTGGAGCTCCGTGAAAAAGTCTCGAACAAAACCTCAGGGCAAGATCAGAAAGATTATCAAGAGGCCCGTGCCATAA